The Ruminococcaceae bacterium R-25 DNA segment TCCGCTGTTTCGAGCTCGTATCGGGAAGAGACGTTATAAGACCTAATGTTGCAGGCTTGATGGGCGCTTTCGGTGCAGCTCTCATAGCAATGAAGAGATGCCATGAAGACAGCAGATCCAATGTGCTCGGTAAGGATGAGCTCGATTCATTCAAGATGGATACTGAGAATACCCAGTGCCAGGGCTGTACAAATCACTGCCGTCTTACTATCGCTACATTCTCCAACGGTACCAAGTTCGTATCAGGCAACCGCTGTGAGAGAGGCGAAGACTTAGCGCTCGACAGGGAACCTGCAAGCGATAAGAAGAAGCTTCCGAACCTTTTCGATTATAAGTACTCCAGAACATTCAGCTACTATAAGCCTTTAAAGCTTGAGGATGCTCCAAGAGGCGAGATCGGAATCCCGAGAGTTCTTAACCAGTATGAGAATTATCCTTTCTGGTTTACAGTACTTACAAAGCTCGGATTCAGAGTCCTTATTTCTGCCAGATCTTCACATAAGATCTACGAAGGTGGTATGGAGACGATCCCTTCCGAGTCTGTTTGCTATCCTGCAAAGCTTGCTCACGGACATATTGAGAATCTTATAGACCGCGGCATTACCACGATCTTCTATCCTGATGTTCCTTACGAGAATATCGAAAACCAGAATTCCAACAATCACTATAACTGTCCAATCGTTTGCTCTTATCCGGAAGTTATCAGGAACAACGTTGAAAATCTCCTGGAAAAGAACATCAGATATCTTAATCCTTTCATGCCTTTGGATAATCTTGATAATGTGGCTCTCCATCTTACAGAGTGCTTCGATTATCTTGGCGTATCCGCAGAAGAAGCAAAGCAGGCTGTTGAGGCAGGCGCCGAGGAGTATTTCAAATACAAAGAAGACATAAGAAACAAGGGCCAGGAGATCCTTAAGGAGATGGAAGAAAAAGGCCTTAAGGGTATCGTTCTTGCTGGAAGACCGTATCATGTTGACCCTGAGATCAACCACGGTATTCCTCAGATGATCAATTCTTTAGGACTTGCTGTACTTACAGAAGATTCTGTAGCTAAGCCCGGTGTATTAAAGCGTCCTATCAGAGTCATTGACCAGTGGATGTATCATACGAGACTTTATGAAGCTGCAGCTTTCGTAATCACGAGACCTGACTTGGAGCTCGTTCAGCTTACTAGCTTCGGTTGCGGCCTTGATGCCGTTACATCTGACCAGGTTCAGGAGATACTTGAATCTTCAGGAAAACTCTATACGCTCCTTAAGATCGATGAAGTAAGCAACTTGGGTGCTGCAAGGATCAGAATGAGATCTCTTGTAGTTGCTATGAACGAGAGATTAGAACTCGAAGCAAACGGTCAGAAGACATTTAAAGCACCTGATGATTCAGAAGATGCTCCGTACACTCTCCGCAGAGTTGAATTTACAAAAGAGCATAAGAAGAATCACACTATCCTGGCGCCCCAGATGGCTCCTATCCAGTTTGAACTCGTGGAATCTGTTTTCCACAAGCACGGATATAAGCTCAAGCTCTTAAAGCAGGCAACGAGAGAAGATATCGAGTGCGGTCTTAAGTTCGTTAATAACGATGCATGCTTCCCGACGATCATCGTAATAGGACAGATGATCAACGCCATCTTAAAGGGTGAGATCGATCCTGATAATACAACTCTTGCGATCACTCAGACAGGCGGCGGATGCCGTGCTACAAACTATGTAGCGTTCCTGCGTAAAGCTCTGAAGGAAGCCGGATATCCGCAGATCCCCGTTATCACGATCTCTGCACAGAGATTCGAAAAGAATGAAGGCTTCGAATATACGATGTCATTTGCATTAGATGCCATCAAGGCATTGTGCGCAGGCGACATGCTCTCAACATTGCTTTTGAGAGTAAGACCTTACGAAAAGGTTCCCGGTTCTGCAAATGCCCTTTATTCTTATATCAACAGGATCGGCAGAAGATTATTTAATCCTAAGCTTGCAAATGACGATCTTACCGAGAGATATGATGTCATGATGCCTAACAGCTACTTCTCCAAGTCGATCGAGGAGAAGAAGGAGATCCTTGACTGCTTATCACAGATAGGCGTTGATTTCGATAATCCTCCGGTCATCACGAAGTATAAGGAATTCGTTAGGTTTGCAGTATCAAAGTTCGACGCACTGCCGCTTGCAGATATTCCCAGAAAGCCCCGTGTTGGTCTTGTAGGTGAGATCCTTGTTAAGTTCCAGCCTGATGCAAACAACAATGCTATTGACGTTATCGAATCAGAAGGCTGCGAAGCAGTTCTCCCGGGCGTTTTGGACTTCTTCCTTTATTGCGCATATAACCCGGTATGGCAGGCTCAGAACTTGGGAAAGAGCAAGAAGACAGGTTATATCATGAAGACTGCAATTAGATTTTTAGAGTCTTTGAGAAAGCCTATCAATAAGGAATTTGCGAAGACGAACGGCAAGTTCATGTTAAGCGAACGCATCCAGGAACTGGCTGAAAAGTCATCAACGGTATTAAGCTGCGGCAACTCATGCGGTGAGGGATGGTTCCTTACGGCAGAGATGATCGAGCTTATTCAGGACGGCGTTCCGAACATCATCTGTGCCCAGCCTTTCGCATGCCTTCCTAACCATGTAACAGGTAAGGGCATGATCAAAGAATTAAGAAGACAGTATCCTAAGTCAAACATCGTTCCGATCGACTATGACCCGGGTGCTTCAGAAGCTAACCAGCTTAACCGTATCAAGCTCATGATCAGCACAGCACGTGCAGTAAGAGAACAGGAAATAGCAGACGGAAACAAATAAGAACAGTGAGGCTATAAATGAGTACACTCCTTCTTGTTGACGGCAATTCGATTATTAACAGAGCTTATTATGCCGTAATAGGCAGAGCTCCCATGACTGCGCCTGACGGAACTCCCACTGGAGCCGTAAACGGTTTCTTTAATTCCGTTCTGGGCGTAATGAAAGAATATAACCCTGATCATATGTGCGTTCTTTTCGACAGGAGAGAGCCCACATTCAGACATAAGATGAGCGTTGATTATAAGGCTAACCGCAAGGGCATGCCTGACGATCTTGCTGCACAGATGCCTGTTGTAAAGAACATCCTTGACCTTTACGGAATCAAGAGAATGGAACTTGCAGGATACGAAGCTGACGATCTTATCGGCACTTTGTCAAAGCAGGGCGAAGAGCAGGGAATGAATGTCTATATCTTCTCCGGCGACCACGACGATTTCCAGCTTATCTCAGACAAGGTATCTGTCATCATGCCCCAGTCCGGCAAAGGAAAAGAGCCCAGAGTCTTATTTGACCGCAAGATGTTCGAAGATACATACGGAGTAAAGCCTGAAGTATTTGTTCAGGTAAAGGCCCTCATGGGTGATAACTCCGATAACATCAAGGGCGTTGAAAAGGTAGGCGAAAAGACTGCATTTAAGCTTATCGCAGACTATGGTTCTTGCGAAGAAGTTTTCAATAACGCTGATAAGTTATCTCCGGCATTGGGAGAGAGAGTTAAGAATTCAAAAGAACTTTTAGATCTTAATATCAAGCTCTGCACAATCGACAGGGAGTCTCCTGTTGAAGAAAATGCAAAAGACTGCGTTTATCCTTCATCTACCAGAGATTTTCCTGCTTTGTCCGGCGTTCTTAGCCGTCTGGCATTAAAGTCACTTATCAAGAAACTCGATCTGGAAGATGTTAAGCCTGCCGGATTCGTAACTACTGAAGAAGTCGATGACTTCGTAACGGGGATTAAGGATCAGGTCGAATCCTGCTTAAAGTCAGGACTTAATATCAAGTATGAAGCGCCTTCTTCTTTTGATTTCGAAAACCTTAACTGCGGTATTGATTTTGTTGATATTTCATCCGGAAACAAGATCATTATTCTCGACTGGAATTCCAAGACATTCTATGTAATTGATCCGGATGAGTTTAATAAGTTAAGTTCCGGCAAAAAGGTCATTCCTGCTTCATATGAATATAAGGACAGATCCAAGATCATTAAGGAACCTTTAAAGTCGGTTGAATCTGTTTTCGACTGCGAGATAGCAGGATATGTACTTAATGTGCTTTCAGGCAAGCCTGATCTTCAGAGGCTTTATGAGAGCATCATCAAATCCGCTTATCCCGTTGAGGAAAAGAAGGGACCTGTAAAGCAGCTCTCATTATTTGATGAGATCACAGAAGATGACGGTTCTTCCAAAGTCGAAGAGACTGCATCAAAGCTTCTTGCTGTTACGGCGATCGCGAAAGTGATCTCACGTGATATCGAAAACGATAAGGATCTTAAGAGTCTTCTTTACGACATCGAATTTCCGCTTGTAATCACTCTTGATAAGATCGAGAGAAACGGCATGCATGTATCAGGCAAGAGGCTTTCCGAACTTCATAGCGAATATACAAAGCGTTTAGAAGATATCAGCGCCAGAGTTTACGATGAGTGTGGAACTGAGTTTAATATCTCATCACCCAAGCAGCTTGCAGATGTCTTGTACGGACCAAAGTATCTGAATCTTCCTTCAGGCAAGAAGGGCAAGAGCGGTGATTTTTCGACAGGAATCGACGAGCTTAAGAGATTAAGACATATGTCTCCTGCGATAGATAACATCATTAAGTACAGAGAACTCTCAAAGCTCGATTCCACATATGCAGTAGGACTAGCGAGGGCCATCAGGAGCGATTCGAGGATCCATACTACATTTACCCAGGCAATGACTAATACCGGAAGATTATCTTCTACAGAACCTAATCTTCAGAACATTCCCGTAAGGACCGAAGAAGGCTCAAGATTAAGAGAAGCATTTACTGCTGAAGAAGGAAAGATATTGGTTGATGCCGACTATTCACAGATCGAACTCCGTCTTCTTGCGGCTTTGAGCGGTGATGAAGTAATGTGTTCTGCGTTCCTGGAGGGTGAAGACATCCATAAGAGAACTGCAGCCAAAGTCTATGGCGTTACTGAAGACATGGTTACTCACAAGATGAGAGCAACTGCAAAGACCGTTAACTTCAGTATCATCTACGGCATCTCCGATTACGGTCTTGCTACTGATCTCGGTATCAGCTACAAGGAAGCATCTGACCTCATTAAGGAATATAACAACCAGTTCCCGGGTGTCACTTCATATCTTGAAGCTTTAAGGAATTCGGGTGAGGAAAAGGGATATGCCGTAACTATGTATGGCAGAAAGAGGATCCTTAACGAACTTAAGAGCCAGAACAGGAACATTAAGAATTTCGGTTACAGAGCGGCAATGAATACGCCCATCCAGGGTACTGCTGCTGACATTATAAAGATCGCTATGAACCGTGTTTCAAAAGCATTGGAAGAAAAGCTCCCTACGGCAAAACTCGTAATGCAGGTGCACGACGAACTCATATGCGAATGCAACATTGAAGATAAGGACCTTTGTGCTTCAATTCTTAAAGAAGAGATGGAAAAAGCAGCTTCATTAAGCGTGCCGCTCCTTGCAGAGGTCGGATTCGGAAAGGACTGGCTGGAAGCTAAATAATGTTTGTATTAGGTATTACAGGCGGTATAGGAAGCGGAAAGAGCACGGTAAGCGGGCTTTTGGCAGAAAGAGGACTTATGGTCCTTGATGCTGATGAGATCTCAAGAAGCGTAACAGGTCCCATGGGCAGGGCAATGCCTGAGATCGCTGAGACTTTCGGAAAGAGAGTCGTATCTTCCAACGGCGCACTTAACAGGAAGGCCATGTCTGATATTGCTTTTTCTGATAAGAATAAACTCGATAAATTAAGTTCTATCATTCACAGACATGTTTTCGAGCAGATCGATGAGACATTGCAGAAGGAAAAAGAGAAGGGTACAAAGTGCGTCGTTCTTGACGTTCCGATCCCGGTTAATAAGTTCCGTGAATTATGCAATCAAATCTGGGTCGTAACATGCGATAAGGATGTGCGCCTTGCAAGACTCCAGAAGCGCGGAATGGAAAAGGAAGAGGCTGAAAGAAGGATCGCAGTCCAGATGACTGACGATGAGTACTGCGAATTAGGCGACCACGCTATTGATAACTCATGGGATTTGGAAGACCTTAAGGATAAGGTTGAAGTCCTGATCCGCGAGCAGCTCTATGAGAGAGGTATCAGGATATGAACGTGTCTGCATTCATAGCAGCTCTTATATTCCTGCTTATATCGATCGCGGCATTGGTATTCATTTTCGTCGGTAAAGCGCCTTTTTGTTCAGGCAAATACAGGTCTTTTTACAGAGCTTCATGCGGTGTTTATATCAGCGGTGTTCTTCTTGTCCTGATATTTACTCTTATCATGAAGAGGCTCCCTCTGGTCTATGTTTTGATTTCAGACATCACGGTTACCGTTGTTTTCTGTTTTACTGTAGGTCTTATCTATTTCATGACGAGATCTATCGTTGAAGCAGCTGAAAAAGCTGAGAAAAAGGAGACTGATGACAAGAGTAAAGAGTGACAGCAAGGTAAAGAAGGTCATATTCAAGATCTTTATCGTATTAGTCGTTTTGGGACTTTTAGGTGTTCTTGCGGTCTCTTTGTTGAACCTTCATGTAATCGGTGATACGAAGTCTGAGGTCTATTCTCTTGAAAATTTTGAATCTTCTAATGAATGCCATTTTGAAGCAGTTATCGTTTTAGGCTGTGCTGTTTGGGACAATGGCCCAAGTCCGATGCTTGCTGACAGATTAAGGACAGCGGCTGCTGTATATAAGACCGGCTGTGCTGACTATATCCTGGTTACAGGTGACAGCGAAAATCCCGTTAAATACGATGAGACCGGAGCCATGAAGACTTTCCTTATCGATGAAGGAATTCCTGAAGACAAGATAGTCTGTGATCCGTTGGGACTTTCGACTTATGAATCGATGATCAGAGCAAAGACTCTCTATAACATTTCAAGTGCAGTTGTTGTTACGACTGAATTCCATGTTCCAAGGTCTGTTTACGATGCAAAAGCTTTTGGTATAGTATCTGTAGGAGTCGAAGCTATTAATTCCGGATATGTTATTAAGCCGTATAATTATGTCAGGGAGTTTATAGCTCGCGGCAAAGACTTTTTCTATGCATTGATCAAACCGGGTTATTGATATGACTTCTAGCAACACCAAGAGATTACCAACATATATCGGCGGCATCTTTGCGATAATCGCAGGGTTCTTCTTTATTACGCTGCCTGAGATCTCTTCTGGTGTTATTGGTCTCTTATTTGGCATTGTTCTCTTTATCGCCGGAATTACCGAAGTAATCGGTTATGTGATTACGATAAAGCAGTTCAGGGAAGAAAACTACGGTAAGGCTGCCGGTGCTGAGATCGTTCTTGTCTATTCCATTATTCTGATGGTGCTTGGCGGATTCTTTATCTTAAAACCTGATATCGTTCTGCAGCTTTTATCGACCATTGTAGGTCTGTTCTTCCTTGTTGACGGAATCGTAAAGCTCAGACAGGAGATATTCCTGTTTGTAAAAAAGGACCTCTACAGCTGGATGCTTTTGATCATGGCTGTGTTATTGATCGTTGCAGGAGTTGTTCTTCTTGCAAATGCGTTTAACGGCACAAGGAATATAATCGTTTTCTCGGGATGCGCATTTGTGGTGAGCGGACTTGAGACCTGCTTTTTGGGACTCTTTAAAAAGAAAGATAAAAAAGCCCGCTAAGATTGATCTTATTGCGGGCTTTATATTTGGTTTGTTGATTTCCTTAAATATCAGACGTTGAATCTGAATACTACGACGTCACCGTCTTTCATTACATATTCCTTACCTTCGGATCTTACAAGACCTTTTTCCTTAGCTGCGTTATATGTGCCGCAGGCGATTAGATCATCGTAAGCTACGACCTCGGCTCTGATAAAGCCTCTTTCAAAGTCTGAGTGGATCTTTCCTGCAGCCTGGGGAGCCTTTGTGCCGTTCTTGATCGTCCAGGCACGAACTTCTTTGGGGCCGGCTGTAAGGAATGAGATGAGACCGAGGAGGGTATAGGATGCGTTGATCATCTTATCAAGACCTGCGCTCTCGATGCCTAAATCTTCCAGGAACATCTCGCGGTCTTCGGGAGAGAGCTCGCCTAATTCCTCTTCGATCTTAGCTGAGATAACGACAACGCCGGAACCTTCCTTTGCTGCGATCTCTTTTACTGTCTGGACATAAGGAATGTCTTCGTTCTTTTTGATATCGTCTTCTGCGATGTTTGCACAGTAGAGAACAGGCTTCATGGAAATGAGCTGGAGATCTTTAATGTACTCCTGTTCGTCATCTTCGAATGAAAGAGTTCTTGCAGACTTGCCTTCTGCGAGACAATCGTAGATCTTTTCGAATACTGCGAGTTCTTTAGCGAAAGCCTTGTCGCCGCCTTTCATCATCTTCTTTGTGCGGTCAATTCTCTTTTCCATGATTTCCAGGTCAGAAAGGACAAGTTCGATATCGATGGTAGCAATATCGCCTGCCGGATCAGCATGGCCGTTTACGTGGATAACGTCAGGATCGTCGAAGCATCTTACAACGTGAACGATAGCATCGCACTCTCTGATGTTTGATAAGAACTTGTTGCCAAGACCTTCGCCTTTGGAAGCGCCTGCAACAAGACCTGCGATGTCAACGAATTCGACGACAGCGGGTGTGTATTTTTCAGGATTATAGATCTCAGCGAGTTTATCGAGTCTCTTATCAGGAACTGAAACGACGCCTACATTAGGTTCAATAGTGCAGAAAGGATAGTTAGCTGCCTCAGCGCCTGCCTTTGTAATTGCGTTGAAAAGAGTGCTCTTACCGACATTAGGAAGTCCAACGATTCCAAGCTTCATATATATACCTCATTTTAATGTTATTTTTGCCTCATAATTGTAGCACATTAAAAGCATAATACTTTGTAGGTTGTTTGTCGGTATTTGTCGGGTAATTGTCGGCTCTTTTGTAGGTTTTTGTAACTTATCATCTGGTTTTGTCAGTTTTTGTCGGAAATCCTGTCGGTTTTCGTTGTCGGTTTTGCGATGTTTTCGTACTGATAATCCTGATTTTAAAAGCGTATTCTGCTTATAAAAGGAGGATACGGAAATGCCAGCTAAACCTAATGTTGTACATATATATTCATGCTTTACGTCGGGCTCTGATTCGACCGTTTCTTTGATCGAAGTATCGATATCACCGGGCATACCGACATTCTCGGTAATAGGGCTTTGCGATTCTTCGATAAGGGAGTCTCAAGGCCGGATCAGGTCAGCTTTTAAGTCGGCGGGTTTCAATATGCCCAAAGGACACATTACGGTCGGTATAAGTCCTGCTTATATGAGGAAAGCGGGAACTGGTTTTGATCTTCCTATGGCGATGGGAATACTTTTTTGCTCAGGCCAGCTGTATCTTCCGCCAAACAGCAAAATCTACGCAGAAGGCGAGCTGACATTAGGCGGAGACATTATTGGAACACCGGGTGCATGTATCAGGCTTAAGACTGTACGTGATATGGATTTCGATTACAGGATCATTCCAGTGAGCGAATCTTCAGGTGCGGGCCTAGCCAGGTTTTCGGGACAGGCAATAACAAGACTTACTGATCTGAACAGCCTTTTTGACGGAAACAACTATAAGGAGGCTGAGTTTACTTATGATTGTCCTTTAACGTCAGATGAATATATCGATATCTCGAATTTGAAAGGGCAGGAGAAGACTAAGAGGGCACTTCTTATAAGCGCTGCAGGATTTCATAATCTGCTGCTTTTGGGGAGCCCGGGTTGCGGAAAGACACTGGCAGGGAAAATGCTTGCAGGCATTATGCCGAAGCTCAGTCCTGAAGAGTTATCCGATGTTTATTCAATGACTGAACTTGTTGAAGGCGAGAATGCGAAGATCAGTCTTGAAAGACCTGTGCGCATGATCGGTCCTAATATAACTGTCGGAAAACTTCTCGGGAGTTCAGTGAGCTTAACGCCAGGTGAACTTGCACTTGCTAATCACGGAATACTGTTTGCTGATGAGCTTCCTCTATATAACTCCGAAGTGATCGACTTTTTGAGAAAGCCTCTTGAAGAACGCAAAGTTCATCTGATGAAGAAAGGTAATCTCTATTCCTTTGATACTAACTTCATATTCCTGGGAACTGGAAATCCCTGTAAATGCGGCCTTTATTACGAGAAAGGTGATAAGTGCAGATGTAATCCTAATGAGATAAGCAGATATATGTCTAAAATGTCCGGACCTTTTCTTGAGCGGATAGATCTTTTCAGCGAGATGAGATCCATATCAGGCAAGGACATGGCTTGTATCTATACAGGTGACAAAGAAGGCGAGAGCTTAAAGTACAGAGAGATTGTTCAAAGATGCTGGGATTTGGCACACAAAAGGTATGGAGCCGGGCTCTTAAACGGTACTTTTCCTGACGGGGACATCAGAGATGTTTTAAGGATCCCTGAAAAGTCAGTTAAATATGCATCCGAAGTGTCGGACAAGGGTTTCTTTACGGCAAGAGGATTTACCAGAGTCTTAAGAGTTGCAAGAACGATAGCAGATATAAAAGAAGCACCTGATGTTACAGTTGAAGACATTGCGGAAGCAGTTCAATACAGGAGGAGAGATTTCTGATATGTGGGATGAGATAACAAACAGGAAGGCTGATTATTTTTATTCGGCTGTCATGCTTAATACCGATATTAATTACAGGACTCTTAATGAACTTGCAGAAAGAAATGTTTTCAGATCTTACAGGGACTTATACGATAAAGAACTGCTTAACAGGATTGCAAATGAAGAATTTGATCTGAAGCCAGATACAGTCTATAAGATTAAAAGGCTTCTGGATTCTTATGTGGATATTAAAAAGATCGTAACTAAATACGAGAAGATCTCAATGGAGAACCGTATAAATGTGGTATCAGTACTTGATAAAGCATATCCGTATAATTGGAAAGTCTTAAGCGGAATGCCAAAGGTCTTTTATACCAGAGGGAATTATGCCCTGATCGATACCATGACTCTTCAAGGTTCTGTTGCGGTTGTAGGTTCAAGAAATCCAAGCAGGTATGCCCAGTATGCAACGGATAAGATCTGTAAAGAACTTGGAAATAAAGGGATAACGATAGTTTCCGGAATGGCCGCAGGTATTGACCGGCAGGCTCATATTTCATCTGTTAATACTGACGGAGGTACGGTTGCAGTTTTGGCCGGAGGCGTAGATAACATTTATCCTCCTGCAAATAAGGATATTTACGATCTTATAAGCATGAATGGCCTCCTGATATCTGAAATGCCGCCCGGGCAGATACCTTTAAGGCGTTATTTTCCGTCGAGAAACAGACTTATTGCAGGCCTTTCAGACTGCACATTGATCATGGAAGCCGGTAATTGCTCAGGCACCCTTCATACGGCTTCGTTTGCAGCTAACCAGGGAAAAGAAGTATTTGTACTGCCGAATAATATCTACTACGAAAATGCAAAGGGCGGATTAAAGCTCTTGGAAGACGGCGGAAATGTCCTGCTTGGTGCTGACAGCGTTATAGACAGCGTAACAAGATCTCTAATGTATAAGCACATGGAACTCGGATGCGCTTCTGAATTAAATTTCAGGAATGATAAGGATGATTTTACCGATAAGATCGATATCAATGCTCTAAGAGAACTCTCTAAAGTCAGACCGGATATGTTGACCGATGAGAACTGGAAGACGATAATTACTGATGCGCTTACGTTAAAACCCCTTTGCGCAGATGAATTGTGTACTGTCACAATGCTCCCGTTTTATAAGGTTTCGATCCTTTTGACAGAGCTTGAGCTTAATGGGACAGTTTGTCAGGAGAAGGGTAAGTACTCGTTGACATTTGTATAA contains these protein-coding regions:
- a CDS encoding DNA protecting protein DprA, which gives rise to MWDEITNRKADYFYSAVMLNTDINYRTLNELAERNVFRSYRDLYDKELLNRIANEEFDLKPDTVYKIKRLLDSYVDIKKIVTKYEKISMENRINVVSVLDKAYPYNWKVLSGMPKVFYTRGNYALIDTMTLQGSVAVVGSRNPSRYAQYATDKICKELGNKGITIVSGMAAGIDRQAHISSVNTDGGTVAVLAGGVDNIYPPANKDIYDLISMNGLLISEMPPGQIPLRRYFPSRNRLIAGLSDCTLIMEAGNCSGTLHTASFAANQGKEVFVLPNNIYYENAKGGLKLLEDGGNVLLGADSVIDSVTRSLMYKHMELGCASELNFRNDKDDFTDKIDINALRELSKVRPDMLTDENWKTIITDALTLKPLCADELCTVTMLPFYKVSILLTELELNGTVCQEKGKYSLTFV